A single Primulina eburnea isolate SZY01 chromosome 11, ASM2296580v1, whole genome shotgun sequence DNA region contains:
- the LOC140805004 gene encoding serine/threonine-protein phosphatase 7 long form homolog, whose translation MSHTAEEWRQKCVELLGFAPTASLVTGGRLSISVLDAHCRENQIDNDSSDLEVVQYTRCIALMVIGGCMFPDSRGGVVSLMYLQLLLNIPRVSRYSWGSAVLSFLYRELCKSSIIGRKIICGPLLILQVWAWSRMTSLSPDVHGYCHIVPAAPDVNDNDYDTILPIAPYGARWARHFSHTHTSTHSVRIIREILDLMEDGQFNWTVYNFEALDVQAFIAGHQGEIWRCVCPLICFDIVEMYRPNRMLRQFGMRQRILEPATDGDDLHNLSRVGHRNFDWKKFHSGPIEIWKNKETHIVEDMLVSGHMMVDYQYKKWYDNITIRFISPNSEGIGYSSGQAYFRAIVDEEATTLTNRFRGLSVHEQSREALEEAIQDDWRIGSRLHDALNRVSNDEEVQHDIPRRNSFQNLEECSRRRRRESGSSSSSGSQQHRRPHGFDVTATSHGHCMRGSSRGHDMSGTSHRPSTVSNVDYRPSMQYGFHTPYVANSVSFTDLLNSDHRQFDDEVRSFNHEVRPNYLTSPIPFHGFSATSSANDPYGLNREHNTETEHNTDMEAEQLNFRRSLRVRIPRGCGTSHFYYY comes from the exons ATGAGTCACACGGCTGAAGAATGGCGTCAAAAATGTGTCGAGTTACTAGGTTTTGCACCCACTGCATCTTTAGTGACTGGAGGACGCTTATCGATATCTGTTTTAGACGCACACTGCAGAGAAAATCAGATTGACAACGACAGTTCAGACTTGGAGGTGGTGCAATATACTCGATGTATTGCCCTGATGGTAATTGGAGGATGCATGTTCCCTGATTCTCGTGGTGGTGTTGTGAGTCTTATGTATTTGCAGCTACTTCTTAATATTCCACGGGTGAGTAGGTATAGTTGGGGAAGCGCTGTATTATCCTTCCTGTATCGCGAGTTATGTAAATCATCAATTATAGGGAGGAAAATAATTTGTGGGCCTTTGTTGATCTTACAG GTTTGGGCATGGAGCAGGATGACATCGCTTAGTCCTGATGTACATGGTTATTGCCATATTGTTCCTGCAGCCCCCGATGTAAATGATAACGACTATGATACAATTCTTCCAATTGCTCCTTATGGTGCAAG GTGGGCTCGTCATTTTAGTCATACTCATACATCTACCCACTCAGTACGTATTATACGTGAGATACTTGATCTTATGGAAGATGGTCAG TTTAATTGGACTGTTTACAATTTCGAAGCGCTCGATGTGCAAGCATTCATCGCAGGACATCAAGGGGAAATATGGCGATGTGTATGCCCTCTAATTTGTTTTGATATTGTGGAAATGTATCGTCCAAATCGGATGTTGCGTCAATTTGGAATGCGACAACGAATTCTCGAACCCGCAACTGATGGGGATGATCTACACAACTTGTCCCGAGTAGGACATCGTAATTTTGATTGGAAAAAATTTCATAGTGGTCCGATTGAGATATGGAAAAATAAGGAAACACATATCGTGGAGGATATGCTCGTCTCTGGACACATGATGGTGGACTACCAATATAAGAAATGGTACGACAACATCACTATACGATTCATTTCTCCAAATAGCGAAGGAATTGGTTACTCCAGTGGACAAGCATATTTCCGAGCCATTGTG GACGAGGAAGCAACCACACTCACAAATCGATTCAGAGGGCTTAGCGTACATGAACAATCGAGGGAGGCACTTGAGGAAGCCATTCAAGATGATTGGAGAATTGGTTCACGTCTTCATGATGCACTAAATAGGGTATCTAATGATGAAGAAGTGCAACATGATATACCACGTAGAAACTCGTTTCAAAATCTTGAGGAATGTAGCCGTCGTCGACGACGTGAATCGGGTTCTAGTAGCTCATCTGGTTCACAGCAACATCGTAGACCACATGGATTCGATGTCACTGCCACTTCACATGGACATTGCATGCGTGGGTCATCACGTGGTCATGACATGTCTGGAACGTCACATAGACCATCAACAGTGTCTAATGTTGACTATCGACCATCAATGCAATACGGTTTTCACACTCCGTACGTTGCTAACAGTGTATCATTCACTGATCTACTAAATTCTGACCATCGACAGTTTGATGATGAAGTGCGCTCGTTTAATCATGAAGTGCGTCCAAACTATTTGACTTCACCGATTCCATTCCATGGATTTTCTGCCACATCATCTGCTAATGATCCATATGGTTTAAACAGAGAACACAATACGGAGACAGAACATAATACGGATATGGAAGCAGAACAGTTGAACTTTCGAAGAAGTCTACGAGTGCGTATACCACGTGGTTGTGGCACTAGCCATTTCTATTACTACTAG
- the LOC140804937 gene encoding anther-specific protein LAT52-like — MAKAVALISAFCIIAFAAVTAHAHAHSQEVFNVEGDVYCDPCRLQFQTKLSTKLPGATVRLVCTDAVTKAVTYSVEGVANADGHYSLSVVGDHEKEICEVMPVASPRSDCAELMNDIASSRIVCTRNSGIHEAVRFANPLGFMTKDIFPECLNVIKDLELFVEA; from the exons atggcaAAGGCCGTTGCTCTCATCTCTGCGTTCTGCATCATCGCCTTTGCCGCCGTCACCGCCCACGCCCATGCCCATTCCCAAGAAGTGTTCAATGTTGAAGGCGACGTCTACTGCGATCCCTGCCGACTTCAGTTCCAGACCAAGCTCAGCACGAAACTCCCAG GTGCTACGGTGAGATTGGTGTGCACGGACGCTGTAACGAAAGCGGTGACATACAGTGTGGAGGGCGTAGCCAACGCCGACGGGCACTACAGCCTGTCAGTGGTCGGGGATCACGAGAAAGAAATCTGCGAAGTGATGCCGGTTGCATCGCCGAGGAGCGATTGCGCCGAGCTCATGAATGACATCGCATCATCAAGAATCGTATGCACCCGAAACAGCGGAATCCATGAGGCCGTCCGCTTCGCTAACCCACTCGGATTCATGACCAAGGATATCTTTCCCGAATGCCTCAATGTTATCAAGGACTTGGAATTGTTCGTGGAAGCTTAA
- the LOC140804956 gene encoding ubiquitin-conjugating enzyme E2 36, producing MANSNLPRRIIKETQRLLSEPAPGISASPSEDNMRYFNVMILGPTQSPYEGGVFKLELFLPEEYPMAAPKVRFLTKIYHPNIDKLGRICLDILKDKWSPALQIRTVLLSIQALLSAPNPDDPLSENIAKHWKTNEAEAVETAKEWTRLYASGA from the exons ATGGCGAACAGCAATCTGCCCCGAAGGATCATTAAG GAGACCCAGCGTCTGCTGAGCGAACCTG CACCAGGAATAAGTGCATCTCCATCAGAAGACAATATGCGGTATTTCAATGTGATGATTCTTGGTCCAACACAGTCTCCTTATGAAG GTGGTGTTTTTAAGCTGGAATTGTTTCTACCGGAAGAATACCCAATGGCTGCTCCCAAG GTTCGCTTCCTTACAAAAATTTACCACCCAAACATTGATAAG CTTGGAAGGATTTGCCTGGATATTCTTAAAGACAAGTGGAGTCCAGCACTTCAGATTAGAACTGTGCTTCTGAG CATTCAAGCACTTTTGAGTGCTCCGAATCCAGATGATCCACTTTCTGAAAACATTGCTAAGCATTGGAAAACAAATGAGGCAGAAGCCGTCGAAACAG CTAAAGAATGGACGCGGTTGTATGCAAGTGGTGCGTGA